In Rhodothermales bacterium, one genomic interval encodes:
- a CDS encoding MerR family transcriptional regulator, with product MSLDERTVVARIERLTLRELRLWTREGWVRPTQSPRGPIFDDIDVARLRLLCDLRKEMALPTDVMPTVLTLIDQLHSTRRDLRRLTQALDEQPAEVRHAIIASVRRRTENGG from the coding sequence ATGAGCCTTGACGAACGAACCGTCGTCGCCCGGATCGAACGGCTTACCCTGCGCGAACTTCGCCTGTGGACTCGCGAAGGCTGGGTCCGACCAACACAAAGCCCGCGCGGCCCGATCTTCGATGACATCGACGTGGCCCGACTTCGCCTTCTATGTGACCTGCGTAAGGAGATGGCATTGCCGACAGACGTGATGCCGACGGTGCTCACGCTCATCGACCAACTGCACAGCACGAGGCGCGACCTGCGCCGTTTGACGCAGGCACTGGACGAACAACCTGCAGAAGTGCGCCATGCCATCATCGCCTCGGTCCGCCGCCGTACCGAGAATGGGGGCTGA